The following proteins are encoded in a genomic region of Drosophila bipectinata strain 14024-0381.07 chromosome XL, DbipHiC1v2, whole genome shotgun sequence:
- the LOC108120484 gene encoding uncharacterized protein isoform X1, with amino-acid sequence MNQPSQDKIPRKTLTFTPKTTQGTCLASCFRILIRFQSFVQQFDCQHCLIRPLPPLSAPPIPATRRSPRHATPPPPTMEQLCYLALSVLLAIVVLYGLLELHYFLRMCLCVLLARFVKRRCHILDATTVNGLCLTNDVDTLLYHMNNARYFRELDFARVDFYERTSLYRTITGMGGSVFQGAATIRYRRFIRPFHRFNIVSRIIYWDDQSLFMEHRFVRPSDKFVHCIAICRQRVIDVSMEAVMAELLPRTSSNGFRATARIPPSHTLTPPAAGGISNPAMDTSLAENGHATPTATATEAATPTATPGATAAPAHCAKLKPSMPPELSKWIEYNDMSSKNLRSGC; translated from the exons ATGAACCAACCAAGCCAAGACAAAATCCCCCGGAAAACCTTAACATTCACCCCTAAAACGACACAAGGCACTTGCCTGGCTTCCTGCTTCCGCATTCTAATTAGATTTCAATCATTTGTCCAGCAATTTGATTGCCAGCATTGCCTCATCCGACCTCTACCACCTCTTTCAGCGCCCCCCATCCCAGCAACCCGCCGCTCGCCGCGCCACGCCACGCCTCCCCCGCCCACCATGGAGCAGCTGTGCTACCTGGCGCTGAGCGTCCTCCTGGCCATCGTAGTGCTATATGGACTCCTGGAGCTGCACTACTTCCTGCGCATGTGCCTCTGTGTGCTGCTAGCCCGCTTTGTGAAGCGACGGTGCCACATCCTGGACGCCACCACGGTTAATG GATTGTGTCTCACCAATGATGTGGACACTTTGTTGTATCACATGAACAATGCCAGATACTTCCGGGAACTGGACTTTGCCCGTGTGGACTTTTACGAGCGGACGAGTCTGTACCGCACCATCACGGGAATGGGCGGTTCCGTATTCCAGGGGGCGGCCACCATACGCTACCGTCGCTTTATCCGACCTTTCCATCGGTTTAACATTGTGTCCCGA ATCATATATTGGGATGACCAATCGCTCTTCATGGAGCACCGTTTTGTGCGTCCTTCGGACAAGTTCGTCCACTGCATCGCCATTTGCCGGCAGCGTGTGATCGACGTCTCCATGGAGGCGGTAATGGCGGAGCTGCTGCCGCGCACCTCCTCCAACGGCTTCCGGGCCACGGCCCGGATCCCGCCCTCGCACACATTAACGCCCCCGGCCGCGGGCGGAATCAGCAATCCGGCAATGGACACTTCCCTGGCGGAGAACGGACACGCTACGCCGACAGCGACGGCAACCGAAGCAGCAACGCCTACAGCGACGCCAGGAGCAACGGCAGCGCCAGCGCACTGCGCCAAGCTGAAGCCCTCGATGCCCCCGGAGTTGTCCAAATGGATCGAATATAATGACATGTCCAGTAAAAATCTACGAAGCGGCTGCTGA
- the LOC108120484 gene encoding protein THEM6 isoform X3, with protein sequence MEQLCYLALSVLLAIVVLYGLLELHYFLRMCLCVLLARFVKRRCHILDATTVNGLCLTNDVDTLLYHMNNARYFRELDFARVDFYERTSLYRTITGMGGSVFQGAATIRYRRFIRPFHRFNIVSRIIYWDDQSLFMEHRFVRPSDKFVHCIAICRQRVIDVSMEAVMAELLPRTSSNGFRATARIPPSHTLTPPAAGGISNPAMDTSLAENGHATPTATATEAATPTATPGATAAPAHCAKLKPSMPPELSKWIEYNDMSSKNLRSGC encoded by the exons ATGGAGCAGCTGTGCTACCTGGCGCTGAGCGTCCTCCTGGCCATCGTAGTGCTATATGGACTCCTGGAGCTGCACTACTTCCTGCGCATGTGCCTCTGTGTGCTGCTAGCCCGCTTTGTGAAGCGACGGTGCCACATCCTGGACGCCACCACGGTTAATG GATTGTGTCTCACCAATGATGTGGACACTTTGTTGTATCACATGAACAATGCCAGATACTTCCGGGAACTGGACTTTGCCCGTGTGGACTTTTACGAGCGGACGAGTCTGTACCGCACCATCACGGGAATGGGCGGTTCCGTATTCCAGGGGGCGGCCACCATACGCTACCGTCGCTTTATCCGACCTTTCCATCGGTTTAACATTGTGTCCCGA ATCATATATTGGGATGACCAATCGCTCTTCATGGAGCACCGTTTTGTGCGTCCTTCGGACAAGTTCGTCCACTGCATCGCCATTTGCCGGCAGCGTGTGATCGACGTCTCCATGGAGGCGGTAATGGCGGAGCTGCTGCCGCGCACCTCCTCCAACGGCTTCCGGGCCACGGCCCGGATCCCGCCCTCGCACACATTAACGCCCCCGGCCGCGGGCGGAATCAGCAATCCGGCAATGGACACTTCCCTGGCGGAGAACGGACACGCTACGCCGACAGCGACGGCAACCGAAGCAGCAACGCCTACAGCGACGCCAGGAGCAACGGCAGCGCCAGCGCACTGCGCCAAGCTGAAGCCCTCGATGCCCCCGGAGTTGTCCAAATGGATCGAATATAATGACATGTCCAGTAAAAATCTACGAAGCGGCTGCTGA
- the Mipp2 gene encoding multiple inositol polyphosphate phosphatase 1, producing MLKLLYYLFWFSLPGLFFFLLAGGAAGDVGLAAGQEAVECSRLERADIEGRLSTKTPYRAIANFNETSPLYAGCRPTRIWSIIRHGTRNPSEKVILQAQTRLAEIKEEILKQSNPNLCAGELKKLRKWSWNFLNAAEDEKLLVAEGEDELTELAERMQNRFPNLLPDIYDPGWYFFKYTATQRTLKSAQSFATGLFGRHRIHAVRYPPPLHQDPILRFYKRCGRWKTDVDKNPDTLVNARRFLAEPQMQSAVEHVRSSTRLPELRPEDVQLMYTVCAFETAWRRPRPTDRWPTHSVWCNFFDVPALNAMEFFEDLEYYWNDGYGYELTHRIACPAIADMFAAISSSEAPEEQGPLRSNATFYFTHSGTLLKLLAHLGLARDEEPLTHRHFASERLWRTSQIDAFATNLAFLRYDCVEEAPHVLVLHQERVVRLPGCPQDKDLCPLATLRRIYADSVERCDFEELCQLKD from the exons ATGCTGAAGCTGCTCTActatttgttttggttttcccTCCCCGGACTCTTCTTCTTTCTGCTCGCTGGAGGAGCTGCCGGTGATGTGGGATTGGCGGCGGGCCAGGAGGCGGTAGAATGTAGCCGCTTGGAGCGAGCCGATATCGAGGGAAGACTGTCTACGAAGACGCCGTACCGAGCGATTGCCAATTTTAATGAAACGTCGCCTCTGTATGCCG GATGCCGTCCAACGCGAATCTGGTCGATTATCCGCCATGGAACCCGGAATCCCAGCGAGAAGGTAATCCTCCAAGCCCAGACTCGCCTCGCGGAGATCAAAGAGGAAATCCTGAAGCAATCAAATCCGAATCTCTGTGCCGGGGAGCTGAAGAAACTGCGCAAGTGGAGCTGGAATTTCCTGAATGCAGCTGAGGACGAGAAGCTTCTGGTGGCCGAGGGCGAGGACGAACTGACAGAACTGGCGGAGCGCATGCAGAACCGTTTTCCGAACCTCTTGCCGGACATCTACGACCCCGGCTGGTACTTCTTCAAGTATACAGCCACCCAGAGGACCCTGAAGAGCGCCCAGAGCTTCGCCACTGGACTTTTTGGACGCCATCGTATCCATGCTGTGCGCTATCCACCTCCCCTCCATCAGGATCCCATTCTGAGG TTCTATAAGCGCTGTGGAAGATGGAAAACTGACGTCGATAAGAATCCCGATACCTTGGTCAACGCACGCAGGTTCCTTGCGGAGCCGCAGATGCAGTCAGCAGTGGAGCATGTGCGGAGCAGCACCCGGCTACCGGAACTCCGGCCGGAGGATGTCCAGCTCATGTATACGGTGTGTGCCTTCGAGACGGCCTGGCGTCGGCCACGTCCCACTGATCGATGGCCCACCCATTCGGTGTGGTGCAACTTCTTCGATGTGCCCGCCCTGAATGCCATGGAGTTCTTCGAGGACCTGGAGTACTATTGGAACGATGGATACGGCTACGAGCTAACGCATCGCATTGCCTGCCCGGCAATAGCGGATATGTTTGCGGCCATAAG TTCGTCGGAAGCTCCTGAGGAGCAAGGACCGCTGCGGTCCAATGCCACATTCTACTTCACGCACTCGGGAACGCTGCTGAAGCTGCTGGCCCACCTCGGACTGGCCCGGGATGAGGAGCCGCTGACGCACAGGCATTTTGCCAGCGAAAGGCTCTGGCGCACCAGCCAGATAGACGCCTTCGCGACCAATCTGGCCTTCCTGCGCTACGA TTGCGTTGAGGAGGCGCCACATGTCCTGGTATTGCACCAGGAACGAGTGGTACGCCTGCCCGGCTGTCCACAGGACAAGGACCTCTGTCCGCTGGCCACGCTGCGTCGCATCTACGCCGACAGCGTGGAACGCTGCGACTTTGAGGAGCTGTGCCAGCTGAAGGACTAG
- the LOC108120484 gene encoding uncharacterized protein isoform X2, whose amino-acid sequence MAEAEAATREQWLRRRRDAFGCSPPPPPLPAAFGFGFGFGQKSESVSVRRCRCAPPIPATRRSPRHATPPPPTMEQLCYLALSVLLAIVVLYGLLELHYFLRMCLCVLLARFVKRRCHILDATTVNGLCLTNDVDTLLYHMNNARYFRELDFARVDFYERTSLYRTITGMGGSVFQGAATIRYRRFIRPFHRFNIVSRIIYWDDQSLFMEHRFVRPSDKFVHCIAICRQRVIDVSMEAVMAELLPRTSSNGFRATARIPPSHTLTPPAAGGISNPAMDTSLAENGHATPTATATEAATPTATPGATAAPAHCAKLKPSMPPELSKWIEYNDMSSKNLRSGC is encoded by the exons ATGGCCGAGGCAGAGGCTGCGACGCGGGAGCAGTGGCTGAGGCGGCGACGCGATGCTTTTGGTTGttcgccgccgccgccgccgctgccagcggcatttggatttggatttggttttggccaaaaaagcgAATCAGTCTCAGTGCGCCGTTGTCGCTGCG CGCCCCCCATCCCAGCAACCCGCCGCTCGCCGCGCCACGCCACGCCTCCCCCGCCCACCATGGAGCAGCTGTGCTACCTGGCGCTGAGCGTCCTCCTGGCCATCGTAGTGCTATATGGACTCCTGGAGCTGCACTACTTCCTGCGCATGTGCCTCTGTGTGCTGCTAGCCCGCTTTGTGAAGCGACGGTGCCACATCCTGGACGCCACCACGGTTAATG GATTGTGTCTCACCAATGATGTGGACACTTTGTTGTATCACATGAACAATGCCAGATACTTCCGGGAACTGGACTTTGCCCGTGTGGACTTTTACGAGCGGACGAGTCTGTACCGCACCATCACGGGAATGGGCGGTTCCGTATTCCAGGGGGCGGCCACCATACGCTACCGTCGCTTTATCCGACCTTTCCATCGGTTTAACATTGTGTCCCGA ATCATATATTGGGATGACCAATCGCTCTTCATGGAGCACCGTTTTGTGCGTCCTTCGGACAAGTTCGTCCACTGCATCGCCATTTGCCGGCAGCGTGTGATCGACGTCTCCATGGAGGCGGTAATGGCGGAGCTGCTGCCGCGCACCTCCTCCAACGGCTTCCGGGCCACGGCCCGGATCCCGCCCTCGCACACATTAACGCCCCCGGCCGCGGGCGGAATCAGCAATCCGGCAATGGACACTTCCCTGGCGGAGAACGGACACGCTACGCCGACAGCGACGGCAACCGAAGCAGCAACGCCTACAGCGACGCCAGGAGCAACGGCAGCGCCAGCGCACTGCGCCAAGCTGAAGCCCTCGATGCCCCCGGAGTTGTCCAAATGGATCGAATATAATGACATGTCCAGTAAAAATCTACGAAGCGGCTGCTGA
- the raptor gene encoding regulatory-associated protein of mTOR — protein MLESHYSAMLNAVASVAAAEASAAAAAAAAAAAAVADDNSNNSNNSNTTSNTNSQSQSSNTNSNNSSSNGSAVDIAGAECVTSTEGDDDSQDWATWNRKRMIKWPFPNQFGEVMLPSYFSLDLGGRFVFGERIRDEKCPLSFMAKRHSEAIVAMMYERQTWRIRERMKTASVALVLCLNIGVDPPDVVKIQPCSRLECWIDPSSVSPPKAMELIGSSLQMQYERWQPRARYKKCHDPTVEDVKKLCTSLRRNAKGERILFHYNGHGVPKPTANGEIWVFNKTFTQYIPLSIFELITWMSAPSIYVYDCSNAGIIINSFQPYAEQHEKELEKQRANLQKRGGVPQLATGAAGGAAATQNQVQQLQQQVSYKNCIHLAACAANEILPMNAQLPADLFTSCLTTPINIALKWYAMQEKLGMVPPIQSDLIDKIPGKVNDRRTMMGELNWIFTAITDTIAWNTLPRELFQRLFRQDLLVASLFRNFLLAERILRSHDCTPVSLPALPPCFRHPMWKAWDLVVDLALQQLPDILEHNAPYRQLPFFEHQLTAFQVWLDSESESRTPPEQLPIVLQVLLSQVHRLRALELLARFLDLGPWAVNLALGVGIFPYVLKLLQSSTRELRPVLVFIWAKILAVDPSCQVDLVKEYKYFLSVLQDTSVSKEHRTLSAFVLASIVHNFLLGQTSALQGPLLSICLEQLNDGSWLLRQWLAICLGMLWQNFEKARWSGARDLAHEKLYVLLRDSIPEVRAAAVFALGTFISSVTDRSEEQANNIDRIIAITLLETVGEDMSPLVRMELAAALQWMVLLFESQFVAIYQVEHVRDHASASSFVMCGDSRDLISSTHSLERHVSMRRGASSSSISNMGGASASSGGGSASGAGGGSLSGSTSGRSKSGSGGSTGAGTAAGGTNTIPYQMIFTKLWQGICNLAQDPFPRVAAIAHEIVEHVRDTALCPIMAAKEATMATATEKCNSLSVSLPPSPNTRVNYLSSAAGAGGAGGGAGESPPVGATASGASHWAQKLRLSGSGAGVAANDPHAILQRKLRTSSINDETDSAPAAYARPGWGGSLGLPSGPRESTHSARSSGSESNQYLDPPQSLTPIVQTEFIPWAISYFTRPGKHRYSSAEGAAEEGFQRFPVDRNSAELRKRSSRYMRNDFVRRQARRHQREQTDRSGYEMCVWNRKTQFTPSIVKLLPYEPQIAVAYREKVLAYDFQWNSVRTYGSEAMSGTPHGSSSVFSRVSSVEFINAQDEALKLVAHDDGVVRVWQSSPGANYSSSSSSSSAADDPPAKARLVTAWNALSPIHQQHNNFRQRIIGSGGGSIGKGMDASSLSLSTGIVTAWQQAQQHLVVGGGGCRFLRLWDVERELRLSDIPLGRSESGAARVLAPYLPNMRCDVILAGCDDGTVRLFDKRCAPQESRICIYRRHDAPILHASLRANETVLVSGCTDGRINVVDVRATSFPYGVEERVIHKWNAGNDVTAIASHQLADTVACGNAFKISIYSLDGRLQKTLRTNEGFIGPKTGHPTCLSFHPYKVQLAVGFVDNTVAIYSPTGAVL, from the exons ATGCTCGAATCCCATTATAGCGCCATGCTCAATGCGGTGGCATCGGTTGCAGCGGCCGAAGCCagtgcagctgctgctgccgccgctgctgcagcCGCCGCAGTCGCCGAcgacaatagcaacaacagcaacaatagcaacaccaccagcaacaccaacagccagagccagagcagCAACACAAACAgtaacaacagcagcagtaacGGTAGCGCCGTGGACATAGCCGGAGCTGAGTGCGTAACCAGTACCGAGGGCGACGACGACAGCCAGGATTGGGCCACATGGAACCGCAAGAGGATGATTAAATGGCCATTTCCCAATCAGTTCGGTGAGGTGATGCTGCCCTCCTATTTCAGCCTGGATCTGGGCGGCAGATTCGTGTTCGGGGAGCGGATCCGGGACGAGAAGTGCCCGCTCTCCTTTATGGCCAAGCGCCACTCGGAGGCTATCGTGGCCATGATGTACGAGCGGCAGACGTGGCGTATCCGGGAGCGCATGAAAACGGCCAGTGTGGCGCTGGTGCTCTGCCTGAACATTGGCGTGGATCCGCCGGACGTGGTCAAGATCCAGCCGTGCTCGCGACTAGAATGCTGGATAGATCCCAGCTCCGTGTCGCCGCCAAAGGCCATGGAGCTGATCGGCAGCAGCCTGCAGATGCAATACGAACGCTGGCAGCCACGGGCGCGCTACAAGAAGTGCCACGATCCCACGGTGGAGGACGTGAAGAAGCTCTGCACATCGCTGCGCCGCAACGCCAAGGGCGAGCGCATCCTGTTCCACTACAACGGTCACGGCGTGCCCAAGCCGACGGCCAACGGCGAGATCTGGGTCTTCAACAAGACCTTCACCCAGTACATACCGCTGAGCATCTTCGAGCTGATCACCTGGATGTCGGCGCCGTCGATCTACGTGTACGACTGCTCCAACGCCGGGATCATCATCAACTCGTTCCAGCCCTACGCCGAGCAGCACGAAAAGGAGCTGGAGAAGCAGCGGGCCAACCTCCAGAAGCGGGGCGGTGTCCCGCAGCTGGCTACGGGTGCGGCTGGGGGTGCGGCCGCCACCCAGAACCAGGTGCAACAGCTGCAGCAACAGGTCAGCTACAAGAACTGTATCCATCTGGCCGCCTGTGCCGCCAACGAGATCCTTCCGATGAACGCCCAACTGCCGGCGGATCTCTTCACCAGCTGCCTGACCACGCCCATCAACATAGCCCTCAAATGGTACGCCATGCAGGAGAAGCTGGGCATGGTGCCGCCCATACAGAGCGATCTGATCGACAAGATACCAG GCAAGGTCAACGATCGGCGCACCATGATGGGCGAGCTCAACTGGATCTTCACCGCCATCACGGACACGATAGCCTGGAACACGCTGCCGCGTGAACTGTTCCAGCGGCTGTTCCGCCAGGATCTGCTGGTGGCCAGTCTGTTCCGCAACTTTCTGCTGGCGGAGCGCATTCTGCGCAGCCACGACTGTACGCCCGTGTCGCTGCCGGCACTCCCGCCCTGCTTCCGCCACCCGATGTGGAAGGCGTGGGACCTGGTTGTCGACCTGGCGCTGCAGCAGCTGCCCGACATCCTCGAGCACAATGCCCCGTACCGGCAGCTGCCGTTCTTCGAGCACCAGCTCACCGCGTTCCAGGTCTGGCTGGACAGCGAGTCCGAGTCGCGCACTCCGCCTGAACAGCTGCCGATCGTGCTGCAGGTCCTCCTCTCCCAGGTGCACCGACTGCGGGCGCTGGAGCTTCTGGCCCGCTTCCTCGATCTGGGCCCGTGGGCAGTGAATCTGGCCCTGGGCGTCGGAATCTTTCCGTATGTCCTGAAGCTGCTGCAAAGCTCAACCCGCGAGCTGCGACCCGTGCTGGTGTTCATCTGGGCCAAGATCCTGGCCGTGGACCCCTCCTGCCAGGTGGACTTGGTCAAGGAGTACAAGTACTTCCTCTCCGTGCTGCAGGACACCTCCGTCTCCAAGGAGCACCGCACGCTCTCCGCCTTCGTGCTGGCCTCCATCGTGCACAACTTCCTGCTCGGCCAGACGAGCGCCCTGCAGGGTCCCCTGCTCTCCATTTGCCTGGAGCAGCTCAACGACGGCAGCTGGCTGCTCCGCCAGTGGCTGGCCATATGCCTGGGCATGCTGTGGCAGAACTTCGAGAAGGCGCGTTGGTCGGGAGCCCGGGATCTGGCCCACGAGAAGCTGTACGTGCTGCTGAGGGACTCCATTCCGGAGGTCCGGGCCGCCGCGGTCTTCGCCCTGGGCACCTTCATCAGCTCCGTGACGGACCGCAGCGAGGAGCAGGCGAACAACATCGACCGCATCATCGCCATCACGCTGCTGGAGACCGTGGGCGAGGACATGTCGCCGCTGGTGCGCATGGAACTGGCCGCCGCCCTCCAGTGGATGGTGCTGCTCTTCGAGTCACAGTTCGTGGCCATCTACCAGGTGGAGCACGTGCGGGATCACGCCTCCGCGTCGTCGTTTGTGATGTGTGGCGACAGCCGGGACCTCATCTCCTCCACGCACAGTCTTGAGCGGCATGTGAGCATGCGCCGCGGCGCCAGTTCCAGTTCGATATCCAACATGGGCGGGGCATCGGCCTCGAGTGGCGGAGGCTCGGCGAGCGGCGCCGGGGGTGGCAGCTTGTCCGGCAGCACGTCCGGTCGTTCGAAGAGCGGCTCGGGCGGCAGCACTGGAGCGGGAACTGCTGCCGGCGGCACCAACACCATACCATATCAAATGATCTTCACCAAGCTGTGGCAGGGCATCTGCAATCTTGCCCAGGATCCGTTCCCGCGGGTGGCGGCCATCGCCCACGAGATCGTGGAGCACGTGCGGGACACCGCCCTCTGTCCCATCATGGCCGCCAAGGAGGCCACCATGGCCACGGCCACGGAGAAGTGCAACAGCCTGAGCGTGAGCCTTCCACCCAGTCCCAACACCAGGGTGAACTACCTGAGCAGCGCGGCCGGCGCAGGAGGAGCTGGCGGCGGCGCTGGAGAATCGCCGCCCGTGGGAGCCACCGCCTCGGGCGCCAGCCACTGGGCCCAGAAGCTGCGGCTGTCCGGCAGCGGAGCCGGGGTGGCCGCCAACGATCCGCATGCGATACTGCAGCGCAAGCTCCGCACCAGCTCCATCAACGACGAGACTGACAGCGCCCCGGCGGCCTATGCGCGTCCGGGGTGGGGCGGATCACTGGGACTGCCGAGCGGGCCGCGGGAGAGCACCCACTCGGCGCGGAGCAGCGGCAGCGAGAGCAACCAGTACTTGGACCCGCCTCAAAGCCTGACGCCCATCGTCCAGACGGAGTTCATCCCGTGGGCCATCTCCTACTTCACGCGGCCGGGCAAGCATCGATACAGCAGCGCCGAGGGAGCGGCCGAGGAGGGATTCCAGCGGTTCCCGGTGGATCGGAACTCGGCGGAACTGAGGAAGCGCAGCTCGCGCTACATGCGGAACGACTTTGTGCGGCGACAGGCGCGACGGCATCAGCGGGAGCAGACGGATCGATCCGGATACGAGATGTGCGTGTGGAACCGGAAGACGCAGTTCACGCCCTCCATTGTGAAGCTCCTGCCGTACGAGCCGCAGATAGCGGTGGCCTACCGGGAGAAGGTGCTGGCCTATGACTTCCAGTGGAACTCGGTGCGGACTTATGGCTCGGAGGCGATGTCGGGAACGCCACATGGCTCATCCTCGGTCTTTTCCCGCGTCAGCAGCGTCGAGTTCATCAATGCCCAGGACGAGGCGCTCAAGCTGGTGGCCCACGACGACGGTGTGGTGCGCGTGTGGCAGTCCTCGCCCGGCGCCAACTactcctcgtcctcctcctcctcctcggcggCAGACGATCCTCCGGCCAAGGCGCGCCTAGTCACGGCCTGGAATGCTCTGAGCCCGATCCACCAGCAGCACAACAACTTCCGGCAGCGCATCATCGGTTCCGGCGGCGGCAGCATTGGGAAGGGCATGGATGCCAGTAGCCTGAGTCTGTCCACCGGCATCGTGACCGCCTGGCAGCAGGCGCAGCAGCATCTGGTGGTGGGCGGCGGTGGCTGTCGGTTCCTGCGGCTGTGGGACGTGGAGCGGGAGCTGCGACTGAGCGACATACCCCTGGGACGCAGCGAGTCGGGGGCAGCCCGAGTCCTGGCGCCCTACCTGCCCAACATGCGATGCGACGTGATTCTGGCCGGTTGCGACGACGGCACGGTGCGGCTGTTCGACAAGCGGTGTGCGCCGCAGGAGTCCCGGATCTGTATCTATCGCCGGCACGACGCTCCCATCCTGCACGCCAGTCTGCGGGCCAACGAGACGGTGCTGGTGTCCGGTTGCACCGACGGCCGGATCAATGTGGTCGATGTGCGGGCCACCTCCTTCCCATACGGCGTCGAGGAGCGAGTCATACACAAGTGGAATGCCGGGAACGATGTTACGGCGATCGCCAGCCACCAGTTGGCGGACACGGTGGCGTGCGGGAATGCCTTCAAGATCAGCATCTATTCCCTGGACGGTCGGCTGCAGAAGACGCTGCGCACCAACGAGGGCTTCATCGGTCCCAAGACGGGCCATCCCACCTGCCTGTCGTTCCATCCGTACAAGGTGCAGCTGGCGGTGGGCTTCGTGGACAACACGGTGGCCATTTACAGCCCCACGGGAGCAG TTCTATAA
- the LOC108120483 gene encoding protein THEM6 encodes MSWLVVLLILYIIWDVNYFIRCVFTVFAGRLFQSKRKVTDKTSIYGLCTSQDVDIFIRHMNNARYLRELDFARFHFYALTGLYERIRARGGGAVQGASSVRYRRTIPIFHPYKITTKLVWWDEKAIYIEQQFITLADGFVRAVALSKQCITNCNVVDILKNYPEAAKRPEMPEDLKLWLDAIELSSQKLRKDK; translated from the coding sequence ATGTCTTGGCTGGTGGTTCTGCTGATTTTGTACATCATCTGGGATGTGAACTACTTCATCCGGTGTGTCTTCACCGTCTTCGCGGGACGACTCTTCCAGAGCAAGCGCAAGGTCACGGATAAGACCTCGATCTATGGACTGTGCACCTCCCAGGACGTGGACATCTTCATCCGGCACATGAACAATGCCCGTTACCTTCGGGAACTGGACTTTGCCCGCTTCCATTTCTATGCTCTGACGGGACTGTACGAACGGATCCGGGCCAGAGGTGGTGGCGCCGTCCAAGGGGCCAGCAGTGTCCGGTATCGTCGCACCATTCCCATCTTCCATCCGTACAAGATCACCACGAAGCTGGTGTGGTGGGACGAGAAGGCCATCTACATCGAGCAGCAGTTCATCACCCTGGCCGATGGCTTTGTGCGGGCAGTGGCCCTCTCCAAGCAGTGCATCACCAACTGCAATGTCGTGGACATCCTCAAGAACTATCCGGAGGCGGCCAAGCGCCCGGAGATGCCCGAGGATCTCAAGCTCTGGCTCGATGCCATCGAGCTCTCTAGCCAAAAGTTGCGCAAAGACAAGTGA